One genomic segment of Fischerella sp. PCC 9605 includes these proteins:
- a CDS encoding DUF192 domain-containing protein, protein MIRSLTLLSLLLGVLLIGCSSPTPAKPPSSSSSAPVNTEQQSLTKGQQLPISARAVVPNGIKIDLEVARTPEQQQMGLMYRPALPDNRGMLFHFSSPLAASFWMKNVPVPLDMVFLRKGVVQAIAAAVPPCKADPCPTYGPRTQIDQVIELRSGRAAELGLKAGDRVKIDFFDISNLRR, encoded by the coding sequence ATGATTCGTTCACTAACTTTGCTTTCACTACTTTTGGGTGTTCTACTAATAGGCTGTTCTAGTCCAACACCTGCTAAACCTCCTAGTTCTAGCTCCTCTGCACCAGTGAATACTGAGCAACAATCACTTACAAAGGGTCAGCAGTTACCAATTTCTGCTCGCGCCGTTGTTCCTAATGGCATCAAAATTGATTTAGAAGTAGCACGAACACCTGAACAACAACAGATGGGGTTGATGTATCGACCTGCTTTACCAGACAATCGGGGGATGCTGTTTCATTTCTCTTCACCACTGGCTGCTAGTTTTTGGATGAAAAATGTACCCGTACCCCTAGATATGGTCTTTTTACGCAAAGGGGTAGTCCAAGCGATCGCTGCTGCTGTACCTCCCTGTAAAGCCGATCCTTGTCCCACGTATGGCCCAAGAACACAAATCGATCAGGTGATTGAACTGCGTTCGGGGCGAGCCGCAGAATTAGGGTTAAAAGCTGGGGATCGTGTCAAAATTGATTTCTTTGATATCAGTAATTTACGGAGATGA
- the nblR gene encoding response regulator transcription factor NblR: MTLAHTPCVLVIESDENLAHQIAFDLKETGYDPVVAHDGTNGLQQGRDRQPALVVIDRMLAGESGLSLCKNLRTAGMRSPVLVLMARDTVDDRVACLEAGADDYFLKPYRSEDFLNLIRLYLKPDIDTTEQLRFGDLILDLATRRAIHNGRAIDLTMKEFELLKYLMEHPREVLTREQILENVWGYDFMGESNVIEVYIRYLRLKIEDEGQKRLIQTVRGVGYVLRES; encoded by the coding sequence ATGACGCTTGCTCATACCCCCTGTGTTTTGGTGATTGAAAGCGACGAAAATCTCGCACACCAGATCGCTTTTGATTTAAAAGAAACTGGCTACGATCCTGTTGTGGCTCATGATGGAACAAACGGTTTGCAACAAGGCCGCGATCGCCAACCAGCTTTGGTTGTAATTGACAGGATGCTGGCAGGAGAATCAGGACTCTCGTTGTGTAAAAATCTCAGAACAGCCGGAATGCGATCGCCTGTGCTGGTATTAATGGCACGGGATACAGTGGACGATCGCGTCGCTTGTCTAGAAGCAGGAGCTGATGATTACTTCCTCAAACCTTATCGTTCCGAAGATTTTTTGAACTTAATTCGCCTGTACTTAAAACCTGATATTGATACGACAGAGCAGTTACGTTTTGGGGATCTAATTTTAGACCTTGCAACCCGCCGCGCTATTCATAACGGACGAGCAATAGACTTGACAATGAAAGAATTTGAATTGCTCAAGTATCTGATGGAACACCCCCGTGAAGTATTAACCCGGGAACAAATTCTAGAAAATGTTTGGGGTTACGACTTTATGGGCGAATCAAATGTGATAGAAGTGTATATTCGCTACTTACGCCTAAAAATAGAAGATGAAGGTCAAAAGCGCTTGATTCAAACAGTGCGTGGTGTCGGTTATGTCTTAAGAGAATCTTAG